A stretch of the Thunnus thynnus chromosome 7, fThuThy2.1, whole genome shotgun sequence genome encodes the following:
- the foxg1c gene encoding forkhead box protein G1c has protein sequence MENLKTSNPLFHKSSFSISSLLLRRDGVRSDQESPSQSQKLRSAHPEKSSRDGKFDSDKKCDNSKQCTEAETKPVAANGKPEGNKGESKKGSGAEDSVKPEKPPFSYNALIMMAIRQSPERRLTLNGIYEFIMDNFPYYRQNRQGWQNSIRHNLSLNKCFVKVPRHYDDPGKGNYWMLDPCSEDVFIGGTSGKLRRRATAGSKAKLALKRGGGRLMSSSTATSVTLAATGSFYWPVPQFLPLQTPVRAHLGAGNYLSAHPRFSNHAASVVSQRSRLSATSGADADRFVQTHQEMSYIGVSCAQSRRHQIGTACTAFSTSIPACTLPLSDPCSFNMISGQASYFYSHQLPCAATLSPCQEECATKTSPGLFFSKSGHSDLGGCCNDFPNYCPQVSSSPPLSWNIEKIA, from the coding sequence ATGGAGAATTTGAAAACTTCAAATCCTTTGTTCCACAAGTCCTCGTTCAGCATCAGCAGCTTGTTGTTGAGACGAGACGGGGTGAGGAGTGACCAGGAGTCTCCTTCCCAGTCCCAGAAACTGCGCTCCGCTCATCCAGAGAAATCCAGCCGAGACGGAAAGTTTGACAGTGACAAGAAATGCGACAACTCAAAACAATGCACAGAGGCAGAAACCAAACCGGTGGCTGCAAATGGAAAACCAGAAGGAAATAAGGGAGAATCAAAGAAAGGCAGCGGAGCAGAAGACAGCGTTAAACCTGAGAAACCTCCTTTCAGTTACAACGCGCTCATCATGATGGCGATCCGCCAAAGCCCGGAACGACGGCTCACACTCAACGGCATCTATGAGTTTATCATGGACAACTTTCCATACTACCGACAAAACAGACAAGGATGGCAAAACTCAATCAGGCACAACCTGAGTCTGAATAAGTGCTTCGTTAAAGTGCCGCGCCACTATGATGACCCGGGTAAAGGTAACTATTGGATGCTGGACCCCTGCAGTGAGGATGTCTTCATAGGTGGCACATCAGGGAAACTCCGGCGCAGGGCCACAGCTGGCTCCAAGGCCAAACTTGCACTAAAACGTGGAGGGGGTCGTCTGATGTCCTCCAGCACTGCGACCAGTGTGACCTTAGCCGCAACGGGCTCGTTTTACTGGCCGGTACCGCAGTTTCTACCTCTCCAAACGCCAGTGCGCGCCCACCTTGGCGCAGGAAATTACCTGAGTGCTCATCCCCGCTTCTCCAACCACGCCGCATCGGTTGTTTCACAGCGGTCCCGGCTGAGCGCAACAAGTGGTGCAGATGCCGACCGGTTCGTGCAGACTCACCAAGAGATGTCTTACATTGGAGTCAGCTGCGCGCAATCCCGTCGCCATCAGATAGGCACCGCCTGCACCGCCTTCTCCACATCCATCCCTGCGTGCACCTTGCCGCTGTCGGATCCCTGCTCTTTTAACATGATCTCCGGACAAGCCAGCTACTTTTACTCGCACCAACTACCCTGCGCCGCAACGCTTAGTCCGTGCCAAGAGGAGTGCGCAACGAAGACGTCTCCGGGACTATTTTTTTCCAAGAGCGGTCACTCAGACCTCGGAGGATGCTGTAATGACTTTCCAAATTACTGCCCCCAAGTCAGTTCAAGCCCTCCTTTGTCTTGGAACATAGAAAAAATAGCATAA
- the snrpd2 gene encoding small nuclear ribonucleoprotein Sm D2, with translation MSLLTKPKSEMTPEELQKREEEEFNTGPLSVLTQSVKNNTQVLINCRNNKKLLGRVKAFDRHCNMVLENVKEMWTEVPKSGKGKKKSKPVNKDRYISKMFLRGDSVIVVLRNPLITGK, from the exons AT GAGTCTGTTAACAAAGCCCAAGTCAGAGATGACCCCCGAGGAGCTCCAGAAACGCGAAGAGGAGGAATTTAACACTGGCCCCCTGTCTGTGCTCACGCAGTCAGTCAAGAACAACACACAGGTCCTCATTAACTGTCGCAACAACAAGAAGCTGCTCGGAAGAGTCAAGGCTTTTGACAG GCATTGCAACATGGTGTTGGAGAATGTGAAGGAGATGTGGACAGAAGTTCCCAAGAGCGGGAAGGGAAAGAAGAAGTCTAAGCCAGTGAATAAGGATCGctacatttctaaaatgttcCTCAGGGGAGATTCTGTCATCGTTGTGCTGAGAAATCCTCTGATCACCGGAAAATGA
- the pglyrp5 gene encoding peptidoglycan recognition protein 5, translating to MDQKVMVVSVLEWGAATPRNKETLRGPAQRVIIHHTALANCKDQKDCMDQLVSIQRMHMKERAFDNIGYNFLVGGDGTVYEGRGWGVVGAHTKGNNHDSLGIAFMGNFNYDTPSKEAISSVRQLLESGVCEGFLHPQFVLFGHRDLGNTECPGQKLYAALPQLRRST from the exons ATGGACCAAAAAG TGATGGTTGTTTCAGTGCTGGAGTGGGGTGCAGCCACCCCTCGAAACAAGGAGACTTTGAGAGGCCCTGCCCAGAGAGTTATTATACACCACACCGCTCTTGCAAACTGCAAGGACCAGAAGGACTGCATGGACCAACTTGTCAGCATTCAGAGAATGCATATGAAAGAAAGGGCCTTCGATAACATCGGATATAA TTTTCTTGTTGGAGGAGATGGGACGGTGTACGAGGGCCGTGGCTGGGGCGTGGTAGGAGCACATACTAAAGGCAACAATCATGACTCATTGGGGATCGCCTTCATGGGAAATTTCAACT atGACACGCCAAGCAAAGAGGCAATTTCGTCAGTCAGACAGCTGCTGGAGTCCGGAGTTTGCGAGGGCTTTTTACACCCACAGTTTGTCCTGTTTGGACACAGAGATTTGGGCAACACAGAATGTCCAGGACAGAAACTTTATGCTGCACTACCACAACTGAGGAGAAGCACATAA